A genomic stretch from Coffea arabica cultivar ET-39 chromosome 10c, Coffea Arabica ET-39 HiFi, whole genome shotgun sequence includes:
- the LOC140015779 gene encoding uncharacterized protein, giving the protein MHVDATAGGALMGKSAEKTQQLIEEMTANNYQWTNEGGNTRRVPGMLEIDTLNMLSAKMDNVVKMLNRQIPSYAKFLKEIITKKRKLEDIETIALTEEYMKEDVNVPIILGRPFLATAGTIIDVKHGLQEEKVEEMTKYLQTQVSYKRSNAYEELGLSKGLPPPSCEQVPWLELKQLPKHFKYAFLREKETLPVIVNAAFDEEQFGKFLRVLRKHLNAIGWTILISKESVQLFRCEDTNLVFNWKKCHLMVCKDIVLDHKISSKSIEIDQGKLEVIKRMPPPTNVKGIRNFHGHVGFYWRFIKDFSKIAKPLYELLAKDVPFHFNDDCLLAFNRLKMELVSAPIITSPDWNLPFELMCDASDFALGTVLGQKHDKQLHVIYYASKMLNETQINYATTEELLAESDLEIKDKKGFENLVADHLFKLENMPQEDHIPIKEEFLDEFLLAIQKSPWFEVSKAIISDEGGYQSLNVYLGGALGER; this is encoded by the exons ATGCATGTAGATGCGACGGCGGGAGGAGCTTTGATGGGAAAGTCGGCCGAGAAAACTCAACAATTGATTGAAGAAATGACTGCTAATAATTACCAATGGACTAACGAAGGAGGTAATACAAGGAGAGTCCCGGGTATGCTTGAAATAGATACCTTGAATATGTTAAGTGCAAAGATGGATAATGTGGTTAAGATGCTTAATAGGCAA attccttCATACGCAAAGTTTCTCAAGGAGATAAtaactaagaaaagaaaattagaagaTATCGAGACTATTGCATTAACAGAGGAAT ataTGAAGGAGGATGTCAATGTACCTATTATTCTTGGTAGACCATTTCTGGCCACTGCAGGTACTATAATTGATGTTAAACATGGCTTGCAAGAGGAAAAAGTAGAAGAAATGACCAAATATTTGCAAACACAAGTCTCTTACAAAAGGAGCAATGCGTATGAGGAGTTAGGGTTGAGCAAAGGGCTACCCCCACCATCGTGTGAGCAAGTTCCATGGCTTGAACTTAAACAACTTCCTAAACATTTCAAATATGCATTTCTTAGAGAAAAGGAGACATTGCCGGTGATTGTCAATGCCGCATTTGATGAGGAGCAATTTGGCAAGTTCTTACGCGTTTTGAGGAAGCATTTAAATGCTATAGGATGGACCATTCTGATATCAAAGGAATCAGTCCAACTATTT AGATGTGAAGACACAAACCTTGTATTCAATTGGAAAAAATGTCACTTAATGGTTTGTAAGGATATTGTTCTAGACcataaaatttcttcaaaaagtATTGAGATAGATCAAGGCAAGTTAGAAGTGATTAAGAGAATGCCTCCACCCACCAATGTGAAAGGCATTCGAAACTTTCATGGACATGTGGGGTTCTATTGgcggtttattaaggatttctcTAAGATTGCTAAACCTTTATATGAATTACTTGCAAAAGATGTTCCTTTTCACTTTAATGATGACTGCTTACTTGCTTTTAATAGGTTGAAAATGGAACTTGTCTCTGCACCCATAATAACATCACCGGATTGGAATTTACCTTTCGAATTGATGTGTGATGCTAGTGATTTTGCGCTGGGAACTGTTCTTGGACAAAAGCACGATAAGCAACTTCATGTTATTTACTATGCAAGTAAAATGCTAAATGAAACTCAAATCAATTATGCGACAACGGAGGAGTTGCTAGCA GAATCTGATTTGGAGatcaaagataaaaaaggaTTCGAAAATTTAGTCGCAGATCATCTTTTTAAATTGGAGAACATGCCTCAAGAAGACCATATTCCCATTAAA
- the LOC140015780 gene encoding uncharacterized protein — MMKTLIDNTLQYQQKTDSDMQDIRNQISQMAISINHLESQIQEKLPSQPKMNSKNVSAMTLRSGKDVEELELVTPKNKNVERIKKELEEKGIGSANPEVIPDSTIKVRSNSPPFPNRVEKLKKQDKEKEILEIFRKVKTNISLLDAIKQVPKYARFLKDLCINRKRLKGDERIIMGKNVLAILQRKFLPKCMNPDMFTIPCKIGSALIRNVMLDLGVSINVMPKSIYTSLNLGSLKEIETIIQLADRTNVYPNGLIEDVLVKEVFKIDGRNELEVILTKHFELDTTHDMKLSDDLNHMVGALQSLATTTTRNELEVVLTKHFELDTTHDMKLSDDLNHVVGALQSLATTITKYEFAPIFIPESYQKLLPYVVQASIIELNPLPNHLMYAHLGDEETLPVIISAKLSPTQEDKLIRLLREYK, encoded by the exons ATGATGAAAACACTAATTGATAACACTTTACAGTATCAGCAAAAAACGGACTCTGACATGCAGGATATACGAAATCAAATTAGTCAGATGGCAATATCAATCAACCATCTGGAatctcaaattcaagaaaaattacCGTCTCAACCCAAAATGAACTCGAAGAATGTAAGTGCTATGACTTTAAGAAGCGGGAAGGATGTTGAGGAACTCGAGCTCGTGACTCCAAAAAATAAGAATGTGGAGCGAATCAAAAAAGAACTTGAGGAGAAAGGCATAGGGAGTGCGAACCCTGAGGTAATTCCTGATTCTACAATTAAAGTTAGATCTAATTCACCGCCTTTTCCTAATAGGGTAGAGAAACTAAAGAAGCAAGATAAAGAGAAGGAGATTCTAGAGATATTTCGTAAGGTGAAGACCAACATTTCCTTATTGGACGCAATCAAACAAGTACCGAAGTATGCAAGATTCTTAAAGGATTTGTGCATCAACAGAAAGAGATTGAAGGGAGATGAGAGAATTATTATGGGGAAGAATGTGTTGGCAATTCTACAAAGAAAGTTCCTACCCAAATGCATGAATCCAGATATGTTTACTATTCCCTGCAAAATAGGAAGTGCCCTGATTAGAAATGTCATGCTAGATTTGGGAGTATCGATTAATGTAATGCCAAAGTCCATTTATACTTCTTTGAATCTAGGATcattaaaagaaattgaaaCTATAATTCAATTAGCTGATAGAACTAATGTATATCCTAATGGGCTAATTGAAGATGTTTTAGTCAAG GAAGTTTTTAAAATTGATGGCAGGAATGAGTTAGAagttattttaaccaaacacTTTGAGTTGGACACAACTCATGATATGAAGTTAAGTGATGACCTCAACCACATGGTTGGAGCACTACAATCTTTAGCAACCACGACAACAAG GAATGAGTTAGAGGTTGTTTTAACCAAACACTTTGAGTTGGATACAACTCATGATATGAAGTTAAGTGATGACCTGAACCACGTGGTTGGAGCACTACAATCTTTAGCAACCACGATAACAAAGTATGAGTTTGCACCCATTTTTATACCAGAATCTTATCAAAAGTTGTTACCTTATGTTGTGCAAGCATCTATTATAGAGTTGAATCCCCTACCAAATCACTTGATGTATGCGCATCTAGGTGATGAGGAGACTCTTCCTGTGATCATCTCTGCAAAATTATCACCAACTCAAGAAGATAAGTTGATTCGGCTTCTTAGAGAGTATAAATAG